A DNA window from Castanea sativa cultivar Marrone di Chiusa Pesio chromosome 7, ASM4071231v1 contains the following coding sequences:
- the LOC142642660 gene encoding 2-oxoglutarate-dependent dioxygenase 19-like produces MASTIPLDTLKASTFHSPKMKSVKALAESASLSSVPSIYSFTHNPHDEPIISDDVEDSVPIIDVSLLVSGTPEERSQVIYQLNKACSDWGCFMVINHGVPESLTKAMIESFQEFFNLPEEVKQEFHGNHVMDPIRCGTGFNPSMDKVNLWRDYLKCFTYPEFHSPNKPAGFSEIALEFSKKIRDIVTILLKAISKSLGLEESYIDKATNIESGLQILAANYYPACPEPDRAIGIPSHTDHGLLTLLADNGISGLQILHKEKWINVNLLPNALFVHIADHLEILSNGKCKSIEHRALVNDKATRMSLALPHGPSLDTVIRPAPELVDNESHRPAYVEMTYREFLELQQTGRLRSKFG; encoded by the exons ATGGCTTCAACAATTCCACTTGATACCTTGAAGGCATCAACTTTTCATTCACCTAAGATGAAAAGCGTCAAAGCACTAGCTGAATCAGCTAGCCTCTCCTCCGTCCCTTCGATTTACTCCTTCACCCATAATCCCCATGATGAACCAATAATATCCGATGATGTAGAAGATTCAGTCCCCATTATCGATGTCTCTCTTCTGGTGTCTGGTACTCCTGAAGAACGGTCCCAAGTCATTTATCAACTCAACAAAGCCTGCTCAGACTGGGGCTGCTTCATG GTGATTAATCATGGTGTGCCTGAGAGCCTCACAAAGGCAATGATAGAGTCGTTTCAAGAATTTTTCAACCTGCCAGAGGAGGTGAAGCAAGAGTTTCATGGAAACCATGTCATGGATCCAATCAGGTGTGGTACAGGCTTTAATCCTTCGATGGATAAAGTAAACTTATGGAGAGATTATCTCAAGTGCTTCACTTATCCTGAATTTCATTCACCGAACAAACCTGCTGGGTTCAG TGAGATTGCATTGGAGTTCAGCAAAAAAATTCGGGACATAGTAacaatattactaaaagctaTATCAAAGAGCTTGGGTCTGGAAGAGAGCTACATAGACAAGGCCACCAATATCGAGTCGGGTTTACAAATTCTTGCTGCTAACTATTATCCAGCTTGTCCAGAGCCAGATAGAGCAATTGGCATCCCCTCTCACACGGACCATGGTCTGTTAACCCTTTTGGCGGATAATGGAATCTCTGGACTTCAAATACTTCATAAAGAAAAATGGATCAATGTCAATCTCCTACCCAATGCACTCTTTGTTCACATTGCTGATCACTTGGAG ATTTTGAGCAACGGCAAGTGCAAGAGTATTGAACACCGGGCACTTGTAAATGACAAAGCTACAAGGATGTCCCTAGCTTTGCCACATGGACCATCACTGGACACGGTTATTAGGCCAGCACCAGAGTTAGTTGACAATGAAAGTCATCGACCTGCATATGTTGAAATGACGTATAGGGAATTTTTGGAATTGCAGCAAACTGGCAGGCTGAGATCTAAATTTGGATAG
- the LOC142644094 gene encoding uncharacterized protein LOC142644094 has product MEGDKKINERINKVDEMIRRARKMEDLMDYQSFSLFLDVRLPPKFKMPTLDKFDGTSCPKSHLKLYMRAIQPLGATKELLDQMLQNTLTGAALRWFLNLDNARVRSWEDICCEFHNQYNYNIEVDVTRRDLETTKQESKESFSTFITKWRSEAAQMLNRPSEEEQLTMVVKNLLLVYHKYLCAQYFPNFKALIAIGTQIEDAINNGTIKNEEKLRSISRKLTISYSDKDLTKKGKHHNNPLHITVDAKGKRIPMVLIDNGSALNVCPLKTASSLGLSIEDFVPTDQHVRAYDNSRKEVLGTVIAHYRANDQEGGVSSL; this is encoded by the exons ATGGAGGGTGACAAGAAGATCAATGAGAGGATAAACAAGGTAGATGAGATGATCAGGAGAGCCCGCAAGATGGAAGACCTCATGGACTACCAATCATTCTCGCTTTTTCTTGATGTGAGATTGCCTCCCAAATTCAAAATGCCAACCTTGGACAAGTTCGATGGGACTAGTTGCCCAAAGTCCCATTTGAAGTTGTATATGAGAGCCATACAACCCCTAGGAGCAACTAAAGAACTACTTGATCAAATGCTCCAAAACACTCTGACTGGAGCCGCCCTTAGGTGGTTCCTCAACCTTGATAATGCTAGAGTAAGGAGTTGGGAGGACATCTGTTGTGAGTTTCACAATCAATACAACTATAACATAGAAGTGGATGTGACAAGGAGAGATTTAGAGACCACAAAGCAAGAGTCAAAAGAATCCTTCTCTACCTTCATTACTAAATGGAGGTCCGAAGCTGCACAGATGTTGAATAGGCCAAGTGAAGAGGAACAATTAACTatggttgtaaagaatttattacTTGTATACCATAAGTACTTGTGTGCccaatattttcctaattttaaagCTTTGATTGCTATTGGAACCCAAATTGAGGATGCAATAAATAATGGCACTataaagaatgaagaaaaactaag GTCCATAAGTAGGAAACTCACAATCTCCTACTCTGACAAAGATTTGACGAAGAAAGGGAAGCACCACAACAACCCATTGCACATTACTGTAGATGCCAAAGGCAAGAGGATTCCGATGGTTCTAATTGATAATGGAAGTGCCTTAAATGTGTGTCCTTTAAAGACTGCAAGTAGCTTGGGCCTAAGTATTGAAGATTTTGTGCCGACTGACCAACATGTAAGGGCATATGACAATAGTAGAAAGGAGGTCTTAGGAACTGTGATAGCTCACTATAGGGCCAATGATCAAGAAGGTGGGGTTTCAAGTCTTTAA